A segment of the Microbacterium luteolum genome:
GAGCGGCAGGATCCGCCGGACGAGCTGATCGCGATCGCTCTGGAAGCCGGATGCCTGTTCTCGATCGACTCGGACGCTCACGCTCCTGGGCAGCTGTCGCTGCTCGATCACGGTGCCGAGAGAGCCGAGCGCGCCGGAGTTCCCGCGTCGCGCATCGTCACGACCTGGGGACTCGAGCGCCTGCTCTCCTGGGCGGAGTGAGTCGCGGCTGAGGTCAGCCGGAGGCGAGAGCCGCGTTCGAGACCGCTGCGACGGCGCGCGTCATCGAACCGCCGAGATTCCACTTGTCGGCGAGGGCGGTCGCGGCGTCGGCCTCGGCCGGATCGAGCACGTGCAGCGGGATGCCCGGATCGGTGATGGGCAGGGACTTCGCGACGGCGACGACGGTCGGCGCGACGTCGAGGTACGCGGTCGACGCGAGGATCTTCGCCCGCACGCCGGCGCTCATGCCCTCTCCGGCTTCGGCCGCGGCGCGGATGCCTTCCAGGTCGGCGTGAGCCTGCAGCAGGGTCGCCGCGGTCTTGTCGCCGACCCCGGCGACGCCGGGGAGGCCGTCGGAGGCATCGCCGCGCATCGTGGCGAAGTCCGCGTACTGAGAGGGGAGCACGCCGTACTTGGCGACGACGGTCGCATCGGTGACGATCTCGAGATTGCTCATGCCCTTGGCCGTATAGACGACGCGCACGTCGCGCGCGTCGTCGACCAGCTGGAACAGGTCGCGGTCGCCCGTCACGATGTCGACAGGAATCGCGGAGTTCGTGGCGAGCGTCCCGATGACGTCGTCTGCCTCGTGCTCGGCGACGCCGATGATGGGGATGCCGATGGCGCCGAGCGTCTCGCGGATCAGCGGGATCTGCGCCTCGAGCGGGTCGGGGACCTCTTCGACGTCGGGCCCGGCCGGGACGACCTCGACCACGCGGTGCGCCTTGTAACTGGGGATGAGGTCGACGCGCCACTGCGGGCGCCAGTCGTCGTCCCAGCAGGCGATCACATGCGTGGGCTCGTACAGGGTGACGAGCTTGGCGACGATGTCGAGCAGACCGCGCGCCGCGTTGATGGGGGAGCCGTCCGGCGCCTTCACCTTGTCGGGAACGCCGTAGAAGGCGCGGAAGTAGAGGCTGGCGGTGTCGAGCAGCATGAGGCGGTCGGCGCGAGGCATGGACTCAGAGTAACGACGACCGTCGACGTTCAGCACCCGGGTGCTGCGGGTTGCTCGGCGCAGGTGCGAGCGACGAGGGCGGTGTGGGCCTCGAAGATGCGGATCTGCTGTGTCGGGCCGGCGATGGAGAGTTGCCCCGCGACAGGGAACCAGCCGATGCCCAGGTCGACCTCGGCCGTGTACCGGACCGTGACGCCGGCGTCGTA
Coding sequences within it:
- a CDS encoding 5'-3' exonuclease, with protein sequence MPRADRLMLLDTASLYFRAFYGVPDKVKAPDGSPINAARGLLDIVAKLVTLYEPTHVIACWDDDWRPQWRVDLIPSYKAHRVVEVVPAGPDVEEVPDPLEAQIPLIRETLGAIGIPIIGVAEHEADDVIGTLATNSAIPVDIVTGDRDLFQLVDDARDVRVVYTAKGMSNLEIVTDATVVAKYGVLPSQYADFATMRGDASDGLPGVAGVGDKTAATLLQAHADLEGIRAAAEAGEGMSAGVRAKILASTAYLDVAPTVVAVAKSLPITDPGIPLHVLDPAEADAATALADKWNLGGSMTRAVAAVSNAALASG